A stretch of DNA from Nocardioides sp. Arc9.136:
GGCTGGCGGTGGGCGCTGGCGATCGGCGCCCTGCCCACGGCGTACGCCGTCGTGGTGCGGCGCGGCCTGCCGGAGTCGGTGCGCTTCCTCGAGCGTCGCGGACGGCACGAGGAGGCGGAGGCGGCCGTCCGCCGGTTCGAGGCGGCGGCGGGCGTCCCGGCCCCACCGCCGACCGCCGTCGAGCCGGCGACCACCGCCGCTCCCCCGGCGACGCCCGGACCGCTCGCGGTCTGGGAGCGCCCCCACGCCGGCCGCACGGCCGCGCTGTGGGCCGTCTGGTTCGGGGTGAACTTCTCCTACTACGGCGCCTTCATCTGGATCCCGTCCCTGCTGGTCGCCGACGGGATGGACCTGGTGCGGTCCTTCGGGTTCACCCTCGTCATCACCCTGGCGCAGCTGCCGGGGTACGCCGCCGCCGCGGTGCTGGTGGAGCTCTGGGGCCGCCGGGCCACCCTCTCGACGTTCCTCGTGGGCTCGGCCGTCTCGGCGGTGCTGTTCGGGCGCGCCGACAGCGAGGCCGCGATCATCGCGGCCGGCATGGCGCTGTCGTTCTTCAACCTCGGCGCCTGGGGCGCGTTGTACGCCGTGACCCCCGAGGTCTACCCCACCGGCCTCCGCGCGACCGGCGCCGGCGCGGCTGCCGGCTTCGGACGGATCGCCTCGGTGCTCGCCCCGCTGTCGGTGCCGTGGCTGCTCGACGCCGGCACCGGCACCACCGGCCTGTTCGTCGTGTTCGCGGCGTTCTTCGCCGTCGCCGCCGCCGCCACCTGGGGACTGCCCGAGCGCGCCGGCGACGCGCTCAGCGACGCCTGAGCGCGACTGTCCCGGCTGTCGGTCCATCAAGGGATGCAGGGAAGCGCGCCGCCCGGCGGTTCGCCTGCATCCCTTGGTGGACCGCCACTTCCCCAGATGCGCTCACCCGGGGAGGCGACGGGTCGTCTGCATCCCTGGATGAACCGGCGGCCGTCGAGCAAAACGCCCTCAGCGCGTCCGGAACCCCGCCAGCCGCGCACGGGGCAGGCGGTCCAGCACCGGCTCGAGCGCCTCGGCGACCTCGTGCGGCAGCGGTCGGTGGGCCGGGTCGCGCTCGAGCATCGCGGCCACCACCTTGACCACCTCGTGCGGGGTCCGGTCCGGCAGCGGCCGAGGGTCGGCCCACACCTGGGGGTAGCGGTCCCGGACGTCCCGGGCGTCGAGGTCGCCGTGGTCGAAGGGGCGGTGGCCGGCGACCGCCTCGAACAGGGTGGCGCCCAGGCCCCAGACGTCGCTGGCGTGCCCGGGGGTCCCGGTGCGCGGCGGCTCGGCCTGCTCCGGTGAGAGGTAGGCGTCGGTGCCGATCGGCGAGGTGAGCGCCGCGGCGTCCCCGACCCGCCGGGCGACCGACAGGTCGATCAGCCGTGCGGGAGCGCCCATGATCACGTTGCTCGGCTTGATGTCCAGGTGGGTCCACCCGAGGTGGCGCAGGTAGTGGAGCGCCGAGGCCACCTCGATGGCCAGCGGCAGGTACTGCTGCTCCTGGAGCGGCCCGTAGCGCCGCACCAGCGTCGACAGCCGCGGGCCGTCCACCTGCTCCAGAACGACGTGCGGCCGCTCCCCGTCGAACCGGTGGCGCAGGCCGCGCACGACCACCGGGTGGTTGACGGTCGCCAACGCCTCGACCTCGCGGCGCAGGCCGCGCAGCGCCGAGGCGTCGGCGACCAGCCCGGGACGCACGACCTTGACGACCACCGGCGCGTAGGTGATCTCGTCGAAGGCGAGGAACGCCTCGTACGACGAGCCGCCGCCGAGCAGCTTCACGGCGGTCAGCTCGGGGGTGATCGCGTCCCCCTCGGTCAGGTGCCAGCTGTCCCGGGCCATCGGTCAGCGACCCCGCGTGTCGTTGCGCGAGGCGTCGTTCGTCTTGTTCTTGCTCCAGTCGCGGGTCCGGTCGCCGCCGTCCCGCGTCCAGTCCCGGGTCAGGTCGCTGCGGCTCTTGTCCCGGTCGCGGCTGACGTTCGTGAACCGGCTGTTGGTGCCGTCACGGGTCGACTTGCTCACCCCGGTGCCGGTGTTCGTCCGCGTGTCGTCGTTGGTGTCGTCGTCATCGTCGTCGTCGACGGTCATCACGACGTCGGGGTTGTCGTCCTTGCGCTGGAACGCGGTCCCCCGGTCGTCGCGCTCGTCGTCGGCGAACGCCACGGGCGCTCCCCAGGTGATCAGCCCGGCGCTCACGCCGCCCGCGACCGCCAGGACCCCGGTCCTCACCAGCTTGCTCATGTCTCGTCCTCTCGTCGGTGTCGTGCTGACGAGAAGGACTCTGCGGCCCGCGAGTGAGGTCACCGTGAGCCGCGGATGAGAGCGCCCTCATGGAGTGCCTTGACCGGACGGGGGGGCGCGACCGGGCCCCGGGGGCGCCAGCAGCGGTAGGCACCCCCGGGTCCCGCGAGGAGCGGCGCCATGGGGTAACGCCGAACACCTCCGACGCTACGACCGTCCGGCCCCCGGCTCATCCCCGGAATCGGGGAGGTGGCGGGCCACCACGCAGGGCGTCCGGCGCCGGTCGGTCACGACGCGCGGGCGGCGTCCTCGTCGGCCAGCCAGGTCACGAGCAGCTCGGGCTCCCACGCGAGCGCCTGGTCGACGTGCTCGGCGCACGCCAGCAGGTCGACGGGGTCCATGGGCACCAGCGCGACGGGAGCCAGCGGGCAGTCCTCGCCGTACTCGCACTCGGGCATGACCCCAGCGTAGGCCGCCGCCGGTCACCCGTCACCGGCCGCCTGGGACGCCGTGCAAGCCGTGGAAGCCGGGCGCGGCCCTGGACGCAGGTGGCTCCAGGACCGCGCAGGCGCCCCGCCGGTGACTCCCCCCACGGGCCCCCGGCCGGGGCACCAGGAGGACGTTCGGAGCGGGTCGCCGTCCGGATGGGTCACGTGCGGGCGCCGGGCGGGAAGCGCGGCTCCATCGGCAGCAGGCACGCCTCCCGCACCCACTTCGTCACCACCGACCAGGGCAGCTCGCCGCCCCCGACCGCGAACGTCGTCAGGCCCTCCCACCGGGGCTCCCGGTGGCCGGCGACCTGCCGCCACTCCAGCAGGATCCCTGGCGCGACCGGGCCGCGGAACGCCGTCGACTCGTTGACCCACACCGGCACCGGGCGGCTCGTGTCCATCCGGTCCCGGTCGCTCGCGCCCATGCCGCCGGACGCTAGGCGGGCGCACCGACGGTGCCGCGCGCGCGGATGGTGGGCGCAGAGGGGATCGAACCCCCGACCACCTCGTTGTAAGGAATGGCCTGTTATGCGCTGTGCTGACCTGCGGTTACGCGGTGACTTCGCGAACACTGTGCATCGAACTAGGTGGTCACCGCCGAGTCGGGAACCGCCAGTCGGCTACGTGGTCGCCGGCCGGCACGTACTGAAGGAGTACCGGCTTCACCTTCGTCGGGGTCTGCAGCGCGAGCCAGCCCTTCACACAGTCCCCCGGACCCAGCTCTCGGAGATCGGGGTAGCGCGGCAGCGGGAAGTCGCTCATCGACAGGCCGACGCTCGGCCAGGTGTTGTTGCGCGCATCTGCGACGACGAAGTCGTCGGCATAGGCCGACTGGACGCCGAAGTCGTCAAGCACGGCCCCCTTGTCCACGCAGGTCCGCAGCCGGACACCGATGAACCGCGCGCCCGGTTCGGGCTGACTGCCGTACTCCGGCGGGTAGGGGTCGCGGATCTCGAGGACGGTGGTCGACATGACGCTCCCCCGCCGGGTCTCTCCCACCTCCAGCGCGTACTCGCCGGTGTCGGGCGCGAACGGCTCACGTGTCGGGCTTGCCGCCTGCGACTCGGGCGCCGGCGGCTCGCTGGACGCCGGTGACGTCGCCGTTCCCGACGACTCCGTGTAGGAATCGCTGCCTCCGCAGGCCGTCAGCGCGACGGCGGCCAGCATCGTCGACGCGAGGAGCTTCTTCATCTGCATCCCTCAGTGGTGGTGGCGGTGCTCGAGCTGCCGCTCGAGGTGGGCGCGTTCGTCTTCGGTCAGGTCGGCGAGCCGCGCCTGGAGTGTGGGCACATCGACGCGGAGCTCCTCGGCGGCGTCCTCGATGTACTCCGCCCAGCGCAGCGCACGCTCGAGCTCGTCGAGGGTGATGAGCCGGCGCGCGGACTCCCGGCGTACGGCGGCCTCTTCGCGTGGCTTCATCCATCTCGGGACGTCGCCGCGCTCGTCGTGCACGAGCTCGTGGGCGATGACGCAGCGACGTTCCTCGAACGGCATCGAGTAGCGGAGGGTGATCGTGCGGGTGGTGAAGTCGATGCATCCACGCTTTCCGCGGTGGATCCACTCCAGCTTCACCTCGGGGCGGTTCGAGAGCTCCCGCCAGGGGTTCCACGGCTGCTGCATGCGGC
This window harbors:
- a CDS encoding MFS transporter → MPTRSERLDALPFTREHGRLVVGSGVGWALDAMDVGLISFVMAALAVQWDLGPTTLSWIASIGFVGMAVGATLGGLLADRFGRRQVFAMTLLVYGLATGAAALSWSVGALLVFRFLIGLGLGAELPVASTLVSEYAPARIRGRVVVALESFWAVGWVVAALIGYYVVPQSDDGWRWALAIGALPTAYAVVVRRGLPESVRFLERRGRHEEAEAAVRRFEAAAGVPAPPPTAVEPATTAAPPATPGPLAVWERPHAGRTAALWAVWFGVNFSYYGAFIWIPSLLVADGMDLVRSFGFTLVITLAQLPGYAAAAVLVELWGRRATLSTFLVGSAVSAVLFGRADSEAAIIAAGMALSFFNLGAWGALYAVTPEVYPTGLRATGAGAAAGFGRIASVLAPLSVPWLLDAGTGTTGLFVVFAAFFAVAAAATWGLPERAGDALSDA
- a CDS encoding serine/threonine-protein kinase → MARDSWHLTEGDAITPELTAVKLLGGGSSYEAFLAFDEITYAPVVVKVVRPGLVADASALRGLRREVEALATVNHPVVVRGLRHRFDGERPHVVLEQVDGPRLSTLVRRYGPLQEQQYLPLAIEVASALHYLRHLGWTHLDIKPSNVIMGAPARLIDLSVARRVGDAAALTSPIGTDAYLSPEQAEPPRTGTPGHASDVWGLGATLFEAVAGHRPFDHGDLDARDVRDRYPQVWADPRPLPDRTPHEVVKVVAAMLERDPAHRPLPHEVAEALEPVLDRLPRARLAGFRTR